Proteins from one Xenopus tropicalis strain Nigerian chromosome 1, UCB_Xtro_10.0, whole genome shotgun sequence genomic window:
- the LOC116408358 gene encoding probable E3 ubiquitin-protein ligase TRIM8: MAAADLRDELSCSICLSIYTDPVSLPCGHNYCRGCIGRTWDTQVDTFHENPSCPECRQRFKRKPELAKAWKLRSLVERFRLTETEPGETGIFCTYCLLSPVPAAKSCLLCEASLCDTHLRGHCQSAEHVLTEPTASFMGRKCSVHHKVLEYHCCEDSACICVSCCLAGEHRGHRVELLSEASEKKKEKLRKVLEKLSPEREETEREAQRLQERRRELAEVAAGETERVTALFRGIREELEALEKRLLSDISRQREELTLTLTELIQQLEIKKDELSRKIRHIEELCNMADPLTVLQEQWESHGAAFCGAEGA, translated from the coding sequence atggcggctgctgatctgagagacgagctgagctgctccatctgcctgagcatttatactgatccggtatccctgccctgtggccataactactgccggggctgcattgggagAACATGGGACACCCAGGTGGACACTTTCCATGAAAAtccttcctgccctgaatgcagacaGAGATTTAAAAGGAAACCTGAACTGGCAAAAGCCTGGAAGCTGCGTAGCCTGGTGGAGCGGTTCCGTCTGACTGAGACAgagccgggggagactgggatcttctgcacttactgtctcctctctcctgtacctgctgctaaatcctgtctcctgtgtgaggcttctctgtgtgatacccacctgagggggcactgccagtcagcagaacatgtactcactgagcccaccgcttcctttatggggagaaaatgttctgtacatcacaaggttctggagtatcactgctgtgaggactctgcctgtatctgtgtgtcctgctgcctggccggggagcaccggggccacagggtggagctgctgagtgaggcctctgagaagaagaaagagaaactgaggaaagttctggagaaactgagcccagagagagaggagactgagagagaagcccagaggctgcaggagcgcaggagagaactggcagaagtggcagccggtgagacagagagagttactgccctgtttaggggcatcagggaagagctggaagccctagagaagcgactcctgagtgacatctccaggcagagagaggagctcacactcacactcactgagctgatccaacagctggaaataaagaaggacgagctgtccaggaagatccggcacattgaggagctgtgcaacatggcagatccactcactgtcctacaggaacaatgggaatcccatggagctgccttttgtggggctgagggggca